In Promicromonospora sp. Populi, one genomic interval encodes:
- the ruvC gene encoding crossover junction endodeoxyribonuclease RuvC has protein sequence MRVLGVDPGLTRCGIGVVDSLPGRRARMVAVGVVRSDPDLSTDLRLLKISEGLDAWLDEHVPDVVAVERVFAQHNVGTVMGTAQAAGLAMVAAARRGVPVALHTPSEVKAAVTGSGRADKAQVTTMVTRILDLDEAPRPADAADALALAICHLWRPSGALQGGDRHELTPAQRAWAAAEQAAKQRPRR, from the coding sequence ATGCGCGTTCTAGGGGTCGACCCCGGCCTGACCCGGTGCGGCATCGGCGTCGTCGACTCCCTGCCCGGCCGCCGGGCACGGATGGTCGCGGTCGGCGTGGTCCGGTCCGACCCGGACCTCTCGACCGACCTGCGGCTCCTGAAGATCTCCGAGGGCCTGGACGCGTGGCTCGACGAGCACGTGCCCGACGTCGTGGCGGTCGAGCGGGTCTTCGCGCAGCACAACGTCGGCACGGTGATGGGGACCGCCCAGGCGGCGGGCCTGGCCATGGTGGCCGCGGCCCGCCGGGGTGTGCCCGTCGCCCTGCACACGCCGTCCGAGGTGAAGGCGGCGGTGACCGGCTCGGGGCGCGCCGACAAGGCGCAGGTGACGACCATGGTCACCCGCATCCTTGACCTTGACGAGGCGCCGCGGCCCGCCGACGCCGCCGACGCGCTGGCGCTTGCGATCTGCCACCTGTGGCGGCCGTCCGGCGCCCTCCAGGGCGGCGACCGGCACGAGCTGACCCCCGCGCAGCGGGCCTGGGCCGCGGCG
- a CDS encoding YebC/PmpR family DNA-binding transcriptional regulator, with protein sequence MSGHSKWATTKHKKAAIDAKRGKLFAKLIKNIEVAARTGGGDLAGNPTLFDAVQKAKKSSVPNDNIERALKRGSGEGADAVDYQTIMYEGYGTNGIAVLVECLTDNKNRAASEVRLAFSRNGGNLADPGSVSYMFSRKGLIVVPKSEGVGEDEVMLAALDAGAEDVTDQGEVIEVLTEATDLVPVRTAIQEAGIEYDSADVIFHPSMQVEVDVEGARKIMRLIDSLEDSDDVQNVYANFDASDEVMAALDDEE encoded by the coding sequence ATGTCAGGTCACTCCAAGTGGGCCACGACCAAGCACAAGAAGGCCGCGATCGACGCCAAGCGCGGCAAGCTCTTCGCGAAGCTGATCAAGAACATCGAGGTCGCGGCACGCACGGGCGGCGGCGATCTTGCCGGTAACCCGACGCTGTTCGACGCGGTCCAGAAGGCGAAGAAGTCGTCGGTCCCGAACGACAACATCGAGCGCGCACTGAAGCGTGGCTCGGGCGAGGGCGCCGACGCCGTCGACTACCAGACGATCATGTACGAGGGCTATGGCACCAACGGCATCGCCGTCCTGGTCGAGTGCCTCACGGACAACAAGAACCGCGCGGCCTCCGAGGTGCGCCTGGCGTTCAGCCGCAACGGCGGCAACCTCGCCGACCCGGGTTCGGTGTCGTACATGTTCTCCCGCAAGGGCCTGATCGTGGTGCCCAAGTCCGAGGGCGTGGGCGAGGACGAGGTCATGCTGGCCGCGCTCGACGCCGGCGCCGAGGACGTCACCGACCAGGGTGAGGTCATCGAGGTCCTGACCGAGGCCACCGACCTGGTTCCGGTCCGTACGGCCATCCAGGAGGCGGGCATCGAGTACGACTCCGCCGACGTGATCTTCCACCCGTCGATGCAGGTCGAGGTCGACGTCGAGGGTGCGCGCAAGATCATGCGGCTCATCGACTCGCTCGAGGACAGCGACGACGTGCAGAACGTCTACGCGAACTTCGACGCGAGCGACGAGGTCATGGCGGCCCTCGACGACGAGGAGTGA